Below is a genomic region from Paraburkholderia sp. BL23I1N1.
ACGATCGCGCCAATCACGGACGGCACCGTGATCAACACACTGTTGCCGAAGTAATGGAGCATCGGCGTTTGCGTGAGCGCCGTGCCGTAGTTTTCGATTAACGCGAAATGCCTGGGCCAGCCCCAGTAGTCGCCTTGCGACAACTCGTCCGAAGAGCGGATCGATGTGACCAGCACGGCCAGCATCGGCAGCAGCCATACCAGCAGCGCGAGCGGCAAAGACGCTTTGTACAGCGCGCGATTGAGCGGTTTCCAGCGTTCGACGGGAAGTGGATACATGGCACGTAACTCCTGGAAATCAGTGTTCTTCGCGCAGCATGCGGCGCAGATGGAACACGATGTAGACGAGCATGATGGCGAACAGCACGACGGCAATCGCGGCGGAATAACCTTCGCGGTAGTACTTGATCGCCTGGTCGTACATGAAATAGGCAAGCACGGTTGAGCTATCGAAGGGACCGCCGCCGCTCATCACCGCGATCAGGTCGAAGCTGCGCAGCGCGCCGATCACGGTCAGCACCACGGCCATGAACGTAGCAGGCCGTAGTTGCGGAAGAATCACGTGCCATAGCAGACGCACGCCTTTAGCGCCCTCCATGCGCGCCGCCTCGACCACTTCCGGATTGATACCGGTCAGCCCGGTGAGATAGAGCACCATGCAGAACGGCGTTTGCGGCCACAGCGCGGCGAAGATGATGCCGAAGGTCACCGTGTGCGGATCGCCGAGCACAGGAATGCCATGACCGACGATCAGTTTCAGCAAGCCGAAGCCGGGATCGTAAAACCAGCTGAACACGAGGCCGACCACCACGCCCGATAGCACGAATGGCGCGAAAAACAGCGACTTCACGACCCGCATGCCACGGATATGCTGGTTCAGATATAACGCGAACAGCAGCCCGAGCGGCGGCGCCAGCAGGAACAGCGCGAGCCAGATCAGGTTGTTCTTGAGCGCCGTATAGAACGTGTCGGCATGAAACAGTTCGATGTAGTTGTCGAAGCCCGCGAACGTCTTCGGCGTCATGCCGTCCCAGTTATAAAAGCTGAGCGAAATGCTGCTGATGACCGGGTAGATCACGCACAGGCAAAACAACGCACAACCCGGCAACAGAAAGAAAAGCGCGGCGCGGTGCTGATGACGGCGCGTTGTCGAGACGTGCCGGTGCTGAGCCGCCGGCAAGCGGCGCGCTACGGATTGAGACATGATCGGGCCTCGTCGGAGATCGAAGGCGAGCGCCAGCGGTTGTTACCTGTCTGGCGCTCCGGAGACTTACTTCTTGTAGATGCGCTTGCGCGTCGCTTCGAGGTGCACGAGCACGGCGTCGAGTTGCGATGGATCGCTGTAGAACTGCTGCATCGCCTTCATGCCTTCGTCGGCCATTTCCTTCTGCATGTCGCGATCGTAAAACTGCGCGATGCCGCCCTTCGTGTTGGCCAGAGTCTGGAAGCCGACCTTCGAAATCGGATCGTCAGGTTCGGCCGCCAGACTGTTCGACGGCAGCGTTCCCCAGCCCTTTGCGAGATCGGCGTTGATCTGCGGCTGTTCCATGAAGGCAAGCAGTCTGCGGGCATCGGCCTTGTTTTTCGCTTTCGCCGGAATCAGCAGCACGTTGACCGGACCGTCCTCGGCCATCGGCACGTTCGCGTCGACTACCGGGAAGCGGAAGAAGCCAGTTTGCGGTTTGACCGATGCCGGAATGCTCGCCGAGAAGAACGTGCCCATCAGCATCATCGATGCCTTGCCGCTCACGAGAAACGGCGCAAT
It encodes:
- a CDS encoding carbohydrate ABC transporter permease; the protein is MSQSVARRLPAAQHRHVSTTRRHQHRAALFFLLPGCALFCLCVIYPVISSISLSFYNWDGMTPKTFAGFDNYIELFHADTFYTALKNNLIWLALFLLAPPLGLLFALYLNQHIRGMRVVKSLFFAPFVLSGVVVGLVFSWFYDPGFGLLKLIVGHGIPVLGDPHTVTFGIIFAALWPQTPFCMVLYLTGLTGINPEVVEAARMEGAKGVRLLWHVILPQLRPATFMAVVLTVIGALRSFDLIAVMSGGGPFDSSTVLAYFMYDQAIKYYREGYSAAIAVVLFAIMLVYIVFHLRRMLREEH